A stretch of the Polluticoccus soli genome encodes the following:
- a CDS encoding Gfo/Idh/MocA family protein, producing the protein MTEKIRFSIVGFGNIGRRHAEHIRQNPSTELVAVCDIDASKEALAEGLPFYSNLEEMLSSVQADVLCVCTPNYLHERHTIQGLEAGLHTVVEKPMAISVPECERMIAAAEKTGKTIFAVKQNRYNPPVQAVKKLIVEKQLGEIYMLQVNCFWNRSDAYYSESDWRGKKDKDGGCLFTQFSHFVDILYYLNGKVETVEGWIHNFAHQHNTEVEDTGSFVLRGQNGTIINFNFTTCSYETNMEGSITIFAEKGTVKIGGQYLNTIEYQKLESAKLPEINISAKANNYGLYQGSMSNHDKVVQNVVDVLHYGHAVMTSAAEGCEVVRMIEQMYKGATKV; encoded by the coding sequence ATGACTGAAAAGATACGATTCTCGATAGTTGGTTTTGGTAATATAGGCAGGCGGCATGCAGAACATATCCGGCAAAATCCGTCAACGGAGCTGGTGGCAGTATGCGATATAGATGCAAGCAAAGAAGCTTTGGCAGAAGGCCTTCCCTTTTATTCGAATCTTGAAGAAATGCTGTCGTCGGTACAGGCCGATGTGTTGTGCGTTTGCACACCTAATTACCTGCATGAGCGTCATACCATACAAGGCCTTGAAGCTGGTTTGCATACTGTAGTAGAAAAGCCAATGGCCATCAGCGTACCTGAATGTGAGCGTATGATAGCCGCAGCCGAAAAGACAGGCAAAACAATCTTTGCAGTAAAACAGAATCGTTACAACCCGCCGGTGCAGGCCGTTAAAAAGCTCATCGTCGAAAAACAATTAGGCGAGATATACATGTTGCAGGTAAACTGCTTCTGGAACCGTAGCGATGCCTATTATTCAGAGAGCGACTGGCGCGGGAAAAAGGACAAAGACGGCGGTTGCCTGTTTACGCAATTCAGTCATTTTGTTGACATTCTTTACTACCTGAATGGCAAGGTGGAGACGGTGGAAGGTTGGATACACAATTTTGCGCACCAGCATAATACCGAAGTGGAAGACACGGGCAGCTTTGTGTTGAGGGGACAGAACGGTACGATCATCAATTTCAACTTTACTACCTGCTCGTATGAAACTAATATGGAAGGTTCGATCACCATTTTTGCGGAAAAAGGTACAGTGAAAATTGGTGGGCAGTACTTGAATACGATAGAATACCAGAAACTGGAATCGGCGAAATTGCCAGAGATCAATATAAGCGCAAAGGCCAATAATTACGGCTTATACCAAGGCTCAATGAGCAACCACGATAAAGTAGTGCAGAATGTTGTAGATGTACTTCACTACGGCCATGCTGTAATGACCAGCGCAGCCGAAGGCTGTGAAGTGG
- a CDS encoding RecQ family ATP-dependent DNA helicase encodes MPSAEQILKQYWGYNGFRPLQGDIIESILSQRDTLALLPTGAGKSVCYQVPALMHDGFCLVISPLISLMKDQVEQLKKRGILAECIHAGMYYVDVKRVLENMLHGPYKLLYVSPERLQTELFREYLPSFNISFIAVDEAHCISQWGHDFRPDYLKIAALRKLFKVPVLALTASATPEVQQDIARQLQLPSPAVFTQSFERRNIFYEVRYSESRNNDVLQFLREQQGCSIVYCRSRKATEVLAKFLIQHNVAATAYHAGMPKDKRDEAQRAWMENESRVIVATTAFGMGIDKPDVRSVIHYDIPEHLEAYYQESGRAGRDGKPSYSLLLSNKPGIANLKESIELRFPKEDYLRQVYQSVVEYLQIPIGTQPDRYFDFDLAEFCKYFKLEATAASYALKLLEQEGLWTMSDAVFSPATIQFTCTREELDQVMMRYPEAAMITTALLRLYGTIFLYPTAIRIGAIAKQVRRRQEETDALLLQLHKNGLLEYNKPKDGPQLFFHHYRVDSQHLIINIQRIAMLRRQHQTRLDAMIAYLEAATACRTRMVLAYFGEYSNHDCGHCDNCRVKQQKKQTVNTKEIKARILQLAAQPDIITLQQLPDSFPAAIRTEVTALIRELVDQGELKMSANGSVYIAK; translated from the coding sequence TTGCCCTCAGCAGAACAAATACTCAAACAATATTGGGGTTACAACGGCTTCAGGCCGCTGCAGGGCGACATCATTGAATCTATACTCAGTCAACGCGACACATTGGCCCTTTTGCCAACAGGTGCCGGAAAATCCGTTTGCTACCAGGTGCCTGCGCTTATGCACGACGGCTTTTGCCTGGTGATATCGCCGCTGATATCGCTGATGAAAGACCAGGTTGAACAGCTGAAGAAACGCGGCATTCTCGCGGAGTGCATCCATGCCGGTATGTATTATGTGGACGTGAAGCGTGTGCTGGAGAACATGCTGCATGGTCCATATAAGCTGCTGTACGTTTCGCCGGAACGATTGCAGACGGAGCTTTTTAGGGAATATCTGCCATCGTTCAATATTAGCTTTATTGCGGTAGACGAAGCGCACTGCATCTCTCAGTGGGGACATGATTTCAGGCCTGATTATCTGAAGATCGCTGCCCTTAGAAAACTGTTTAAAGTACCCGTGCTGGCATTAACGGCATCTGCCACGCCAGAGGTACAACAGGATATTGCCAGGCAATTGCAATTGCCATCGCCTGCTGTTTTTACACAAAGCTTTGAGCGGAGGAATATTTTTTACGAGGTTAGGTATTCGGAGAGTCGGAATAATGATGTGCTGCAGTTTTTGCGGGAGCAGCAAGGTTGCAGCATTGTTTACTGCAGGAGCCGCAAAGCAACGGAGGTATTGGCAAAGTTTCTTATCCAACATAATGTAGCTGCTACTGCCTACCATGCCGGCATGCCGAAGGACAAGCGTGATGAAGCCCAGCGCGCGTGGATGGAAAACGAATCGCGGGTGATAGTGGCTACTACCGCCTTTGGTATGGGTATCGATAAACCGGACGTGCGCTCGGTGATACATTATGATATACCAGAGCATCTTGAAGCATATTACCAGGAGTCCGGTCGCGCAGGCAGGGATGGCAAACCTTCGTATTCTCTGCTACTGAGTAATAAGCCAGGTATTGCCAACCTGAAAGAAAGTATTGAACTACGTTTCCCTAAAGAAGATTACCTGAGACAGGTTTACCAGTCGGTGGTAGAATACTTGCAGATACCTATAGGTACACAACCTGACCGGTATTTTGATTTCGATCTCGCAGAGTTTTGTAAATACTTCAAGCTGGAGGCCACTGCTGCGTCGTATGCTCTAAAATTGTTGGAGCAGGAAGGTTTGTGGACCATGAGCGACGCAGTGTTTAGCCCCGCAACCATACAATTTACTTGCACACGCGAAGAGCTGGACCAGGTTATGATGAGATATCCTGAGGCCGCCATGATCACCACTGCCCTGCTGCGATTGTATGGAACTATATTCCTCTACCCTACGGCCATCAGGATTGGTGCGATAGCAAAACAGGTAAGAAGAAGACAAGAAGAGACTGACGCCTTGTTGCTGCAACTGCACAAAAATGGCTTGCTGGAGTATAACAAACCCAAAGATGGTCCCCAGTTGTTCTTCCATCATTACCGTGTAGACAGCCAGCATCTCATCATCAATATACAGCGAATAGCTATGTTAAGGAGGCAGCATCAAACGAGGTTAGATGCCATGATCGCCTACCTGGAAGCCGCAACTGCGTGCAGAACGCGCATGGTGCTGGCTTACTTTGGTGAGTATAGCAATCATGATTGCGGGCATTGTGACAACTGCCGGGTGAAGCAACAAAAGAAACAGACCGTTAATACTAAAGAAATAAAAGCGCGCATTTTGCAACTGGCTGCTCAACCCGATATCATTACGCTGCAGCAGTTACCCGATAGTTTCCCTGCTGCAATAAGAACTGAAGTAACCGCGTTGATAAGGGAGCTGGTAGACCAGGGCGAATTGAAAATGAGCGCTAACGGGTCGGTGTACATAGCGAAATAG
- a CDS encoding branched-chain amino acid aminotransferase — protein sequence MSVSVMDITVHKVEKSRINQLDPSNIQFGKLYADHMLVAHYENGEWLPAEIVPFGDLSLSPATTFMHYGQAIFEGVKAYKDAEGNATIFRPYDNWRRFNRSAVRMAMPEIPEELFVEGMRQLVDLDRNWIPTGENTSLYLRPFMIATDEFIGVKPAEKFTFLIITSPAGPYYSKPVSIYIQDRYVRAFPGGIGFTKAAGNYGASMYPTQEIRKMGYDQILWTDGLHHKYVQEIGTMNVFFVIGDKVITPETSETILEGVTRDSAIKVMREKGITVEERPLSIDEIVEAYKNGQLREAFGTGTAASISNIAELTYHDLKMQLPPVETWEVANWLKQELNDIRYGRKEDTHGWNLHV from the coding sequence ATGAGCGTTTCCGTTATGGATATAACCGTGCACAAAGTAGAAAAAAGTCGCATAAATCAGCTGGATCCGTCCAATATTCAATTTGGTAAGCTGTATGCTGACCACATGCTGGTTGCCCACTACGAAAATGGCGAATGGCTGCCTGCTGAGATTGTTCCTTTCGGGGACCTCAGCCTGAGCCCTGCTACTACCTTCATGCACTATGGCCAAGCCATTTTCGAAGGCGTAAAGGCTTATAAAGATGCTGAAGGTAATGCTACTATCTTCCGTCCTTACGACAATTGGAGGCGTTTTAACCGTTCTGCGGTACGTATGGCTATGCCTGAAATACCTGAAGAACTGTTTGTAGAAGGTATGCGTCAGCTGGTTGATCTTGACCGCAACTGGATACCTACAGGTGAGAATACTTCGCTGTACCTGCGTCCGTTCATGATCGCTACAGACGAATTCATTGGCGTAAAACCTGCTGAGAAATTCACTTTCCTCATCATAACCAGCCCTGCCGGTCCTTACTACTCTAAGCCGGTATCTATCTACATACAGGATCGTTACGTGCGCGCCTTCCCTGGCGGTATTGGTTTTACCAAAGCGGCGGGTAACTATGGTGCCAGCATGTATCCTACACAGGAGATCAGGAAAATGGGCTACGACCAGATACTGTGGACAGATGGCCTGCACCATAAATATGTACAGGAGATCGGTACCATGAACGTATTCTTCGTAATTGGCGACAAAGTGATCACTCCTGAAACCAGCGAGACCATCCTGGAAGGTGTAACCCGCGACAGCGCCATCAAAGTAATGCGCGAAAAAGGCATCACTGTTGAAGAGCGTCCGCTGAGCATCGACGAAATAGTAGAAGCATACAAGAACGGCCAGCTGCGCGAAGCATTTGGTACCGGTACTGCTGCCTCTATCTCTAACATAGCGGAGCTGACTTACCACGACCTAAAAATGCAGCTGCCTCCTGTAGAAACATGGGAAGTTGCCAACTGGCTGAAACAAGAACTGAACGACATCCGTTACGGCCGCAAAGAAGATACACACGGCTGGAACCTGCACGTTTAA
- a CDS encoding alpha/beta hydrolase, translated as MATSLRTSKTILFLFALLFVHLSSFAQRYVFYLHGTIVEGTTTDPISESYGRYEYANIIKALKQYGYVVISERRAANTIVESYALKVASQIDSLKKTGVKSDNITVIGASKGAGIAMRASGFAKDKKVKYVLMAGCNDEDAGRYDLYGQILSIYEKSDPFAGSCNAIKKRSPGVSKYKEIELTTGKKHGFIYTPISEWLIPAVNWIEK; from the coding sequence ATGGCCACCTCTTTAAGAACGTCGAAAACCATCCTGTTCCTTTTTGCGCTACTGTTCGTACACCTATCTTCATTCGCACAGCGGTACGTCTTTTACCTGCATGGCACTATTGTAGAAGGTACAACAACAGACCCCATCAGCGAGAGCTATGGCAGGTACGAATATGCAAACATCATCAAGGCGCTGAAACAATATGGCTATGTGGTGATCAGCGAACGACGCGCGGCAAATACCATTGTCGAATCGTATGCACTTAAAGTTGCAAGCCAGATAGACAGCCTGAAGAAGACGGGCGTGAAAAGTGACAACATCACCGTGATTGGCGCATCGAAGGGAGCGGGCATAGCTATGCGTGCTTCCGGCTTCGCTAAGGATAAAAAAGTGAAGTATGTTTTGATGGCCGGTTGTAATGATGAAGACGCCGGTCGCTACGATCTTTATGGACAAATTCTTTCCATCTACGAAAAGTCCGATCCTTTTGCCGGATCGTGTAACGCAATAAAGAAACGTTCGCCAGGCGTCAGCAAATACAAGGAGATAGAGTTAACTACCGGTAAAAAACACGGTTTTATCTACACCCCGATCTCCGAATGGCTCATCCCCGCGGTCAACTGGATAGAGAAGTAA
- a CDS encoding thioredoxin family protein — protein MKNFRRALLALAITTFVGSQAIAQEVKNGLTWYNDVQQAQAISEKTHKPIFGFFTGSDWCGWCKKLQAAVFAKPEFQTWAKNNVVLLELDFPRRTQLPEKIAQQNAELQNVFQVGGYPTVWIFNLDKDKKTQKFNISALGKLGYPSAQPGQEATVFLATANDILKNKNK, from the coding sequence ATGAAAAATTTTCGACGCGCGCTACTAGCCCTTGCCATCACGACATTTGTAGGTTCGCAGGCTATTGCCCAGGAGGTTAAAAATGGACTGACCTGGTATAATGATGTGCAGCAGGCGCAGGCTATATCTGAAAAAACACATAAGCCAATCTTTGGCTTCTTTACCGGCAGCGATTGGTGTGGCTGGTGCAAAAAGCTGCAAGCCGCTGTATTTGCAAAGCCTGAGTTCCAAACCTGGGCAAAAAACAATGTTGTGCTGTTAGAACTGGATTTTCCGCGCCGCACACAGCTGCCCGAGAAAATTGCGCAGCAAAATGCTGAATTGCAAAACGTTTTCCAGGTAGGTGGTTATCCAACTGTTTGGATATTCAACCTCGATAAAGACAAAAAAACACAGAAGTTCAATATCTCAGCGCTTGGCAAACTCGGCTATCCATCAGCCCAGCCGGGACAAGAGGCTACAGTTTTTCTCGCGACTGCCAACGATATCCTGAAGAATAAAAACAAATAA
- a CDS encoding LamG-like jellyroll fold domain-containing protein yields MKLSIRSILFVAIFFAPVAMFGQSTFGLVAHWPFSGNASDNTGKGHNGTMNNVTATAGKSGVSNTAIRFAGASNSYITIPYQPDLNLTNYTFCAVLKPEGFYTNTCQISMIMARGVDHGYPGSYFLSLTENVFDSSCTTFDTNRYVFTCGGGPSNYPYHYSWADSPTVHTNQWYCVIGTFDGTAFRIYVNGDLRVIAPPQVPVPIGTSTDGLSIGANIFGNASQYPYWFKGVMDDLRIYNRVLTASEIANYCNPVGDGGTDTTASVIGIEQNISVAIAPNPNSGNFSVHGILTSPTAAIDVYNTVGQLVYRKVVAPVQNAINEHIELPVVADGVYIVKVTAGVESKTYKMLIRR; encoded by the coding sequence ATGAAACTATCTATACGTTCCATCTTGTTTGTCGCGATCTTTTTCGCGCCTGTTGCTATGTTCGGGCAATCAACATTTGGCTTGGTGGCGCATTGGCCATTCTCAGGAAACGCTAGTGACAATACAGGTAAAGGCCATAACGGCACAATGAATAATGTAACTGCAACCGCCGGAAAGTCTGGTGTGTCTAATACGGCAATTAGATTTGCGGGCGCTTCGAACAGTTATATCACCATACCATATCAGCCTGATCTGAACCTGACCAATTATACTTTTTGTGCCGTGCTTAAACCCGAAGGTTTTTACACCAACACATGCCAGATCAGTATGATAATGGCCCGCGGAGTTGATCACGGGTATCCAGGTTCCTATTTTCTTAGTCTAACTGAAAATGTATTTGACAGCTCGTGCACTACTTTTGATACGAACAGGTATGTATTCACCTGCGGTGGAGGACCCTCCAACTATCCTTATCACTACAGCTGGGCAGACTCGCCTACTGTGCACACCAACCAGTGGTATTGCGTAATAGGCACTTTTGATGGTACAGCATTCAGGATCTATGTAAACGGCGACCTGCGCGTGATAGCGCCGCCCCAGGTACCAGTACCTATTGGAACGAGCACAGACGGTCTTTCCATAGGTGCTAATATTTTTGGCAATGCTTCTCAATACCCATATTGGTTCAAGGGCGTGATGGATGATCTGCGCATTTATAACCGCGTACTCACTGCCAGCGAGATCGCCAACTATTGCAACCCAGTGGGTGACGGTGGGACAGATACTACAGCTAGTGTTATCGGTATTGAACAGAACATATCAGTAGCGATAGCGCCCAATCCGAACTCAGGCAATTTTTCCGTACATGGCATCCTTACTTCCCCCACTGCCGCCATTGATGTGTATAACACGGTTGGACAACTTGTTTACAGAAAGGTCGTCGCTCCAGTACAAAATGCTATAAACGAACATATAGAGTTGCCAGTTGTGGCTGATGGTGTTTATATAGTAAAAGTGACAGCCGGTGTGGAAAGCAAGACCTATAAGATGCTCATCCGCAGATAA